The Mangrovibacillus cuniculi sequence CCTTAGCTGCACATGGTAAATTAACAGCGGCTACTAGTTTGTTAGTGGCTTGCCTTTCTTGTTTTTATGGCTTTATCGATGAGATTCACCAGTCGTTTGTTCCATACCGTTCGGCGACATTGATTGATGCGGTGAAAGATGTAATTGGGGTTGTAGTAGCTTGGAGCTACGTCTCGTTCACCCATTTCCGTAAGAAACCAACGATGTTCTCCAATACCCTTTTATGGATGGAGAAAAATGTATATGTGAAAGAAAAGTAACCCTGTCCGAAGAAGACAGGGCTTTTCTATTTCTTCCTTACCACACAAATAAAGAAGCCAAAAGGCTCCCTTTGTTCCTAGATTGCTTTTTTCAAAAATGATTCTGCAGACGTTACTTCTACCCCTTTATAATAGTATTGAATTATTTCTTCTACTTTTTTCCCCGATTTAGCCATGCCGTTTGCCCCGTACTGACTCATACCAACTCCGTGCCCGTAGCCCTTTGTCGTAATGACGACGTCGTTCCCTTTTCGGACCCAGTCAAAGTCGGAGGATGCAAGCTCTAATTTCTCTCGGATCTCACGTCCGGTAAAAATATTATCTTCTATCTTCACTTCTGCGACACGTTCGCCTGGTGTACGCTTGGTGATAATTCCGATTTTGCTAGGATCCTTCAGGCGAACGCCTAACTTATTCTCGAACTCTTCTATAGGAAGAACTACACGCTGTTCAAACTTCGGCGATTCTTTATCCCATGGACTATCTACACTGACTAAGTATGGAAATGGATTTTCCCAATAGGCTTCCGCGTTTTCCGTTTTTCCGTTACTAGTGGAGAAGAAAGATGCTGTGATGAGCTCACCGTTGTAGGTAAGAATTTGCCCATTAGTTTCTTTGACTGCTTCTACTACTTTTGTTAGGTTCGTTTGATAGTTTTCTTTCCATTGTATTTTCAGCTGTTTACGGTCTTTATACACCTGATGTTGCACTGTGTCGGTAACGGCTGCGTCATTTGGAACGGACGGATCATCAACGGAAAGCTGACGAACAATGTATGTTCTAGCAGCAAGAGCTTGCGCCTTCAATGCTTCTTTTTCGAATTCTGCCGGCATTTCAGAGGCTACTACTCCCACTACATATTCTTCTAATGGAATGTCTTCCACTGTTTCTTCAGCGGCACGATAGACGCTTACGCTCACGTTTGGTGTATCCTCAATCCAACTTAAGAGGCTTGCGGTTTCTTTTTCTTCTGCTTCGGTTAAATAGGCGTTCGTTACTTCTTCGTCAGCAGAGAAGCCTGTAACTAATAGCGATGGAACAATAAATGCTCCGAGCACAAATATGACCACAACGCCGATGGTCCACTTCCATTGATTCATATTTCAGCCTCCAGTACTAGATTATTGAGTGGGATTAGTGGAAACTTGATCTCTTTACACTCTATGAACAAATCTAGTATTTATGAGAGGAAAATTTGTGGAAAATAGAAAAACCACTCTCTAAGAAGAAAGTGGTTTTTGGAAATTATAGAGCTTTTGCGTCTTTTATTACTGGTGTTTCTTCTACTTGTTCTGTTACACGTTCGATGTCTGCACCAAGAGCAGCAAGTTTGTTGTGGAAGTTTAGGTATCCACGGTCTAAATGCTTCAGTTCTGTTACACGAGTATAGCCTTCTGCACGAAGTCCAGCAATCGTTAACGCAGCAGCAGCACGTAGGTCTGTCGCAGCAACTTCTGCTCCTTGAAGGTTACTAGGTCCTGTTACGATGACAGAGCGGCCTTCAATTTTCATGTCCGCATTCATGCGACGGAATTCTTCCACATGCATGAAACGATTTTCGAAAACAGTTTCTGTAATCATGCTTGTTCCGTTTGCACATAAAAGCAGTGCCATCATTTGCGCTTGCATATCCGTTGGGAAGCCTGGATGAGGCATTGTCTTAATATCAACTGGTTTAAGCGCTTTTGGACCTTTTACACGTAGTCCATCTTCTTCTGGGGTAATCGAAACGCCCATCTCTTCTAATTTGGAAACTAAAGAAGCCATATGCTCTGCGATTGCTCCACGAACTAAAACATCACCTTCTGTAACTGCTGCAGCAATCATAAATGTTCCTGCTTCAATACGATCAGGGATGATAGTGTGTTCTACACCCACTAGCTTTTCTACCCCTTCGATGCGGATTGTACCTGTTCCAGCACCAGTAATGCGGCCACCCATTTTATTAATAAAGTTAGCTAGGTCTTCGATTTCCGGCTCTTTTGCTACGTTCTCAAGGATAGTTGTTCCTTGTGCTAAAGCAGCAGCCATCATTACGTTTTGTGTAGCTCCTACGCTTGGGAAGTCAAAATAGATTTTTGCACCTTTTAGAGGACCATCCACTTCTGCTTCAATAAATCCATTACCAACGCGAACTTTCGCACCCATTGCTTCAAAACCTTTCAAGTGAAGGTCGATAGGACGGGATCCGATCGCACATCCACCTGGTAGTGCAACACGAGCTTTTCCAGTACGCGCTAAAAGTGAACCCATTACAAGAACGGATGCACGCATTTTACGTACATATTCAAATGGAGCTTCAATAGCTAATTTCTTTGTAGCATCTACTTCGATTTGATAGCCGTCGTAGTCCACTTCAGCATTTAATGAACGAAGTACTTGATTGATTGTATATACATCAGAAAGTGTTGGTGCGTTTTTAATAACACTTTTCCCTTCACTTGCTAATAATGTAGCAGCGATGACAGGTAGAACGGCATTCTTTGCTCCTTCTACGTTAACCGTTCCCTTTAACTGTTTACCGCCGCGGACGATGATTTTATCCAACGTATTCCCCTCCGCGTCCAATATCTCTATATTAGTATTCTGTCGTAATTATGGGTGTGCCGATTATG is a genomic window containing:
- the murA gene encoding UDP-N-acetylglucosamine 1-carboxyvinyltransferase; this translates as MDKIIVRGGKQLKGTVNVEGAKNAVLPVIAATLLASEGKSVIKNAPTLSDVYTINQVLRSLNAEVDYDGYQIEVDATKKLAIEAPFEYVRKMRASVLVMGSLLARTGKARVALPGGCAIGSRPIDLHLKGFEAMGAKVRVGNGFIEAEVDGPLKGAKIYFDFPSVGATQNVMMAAALAQGTTILENVAKEPEIEDLANFINKMGGRITGAGTGTIRIEGVEKLVGVEHTIIPDRIEAGTFMIAAAVTEGDVLVRGAIAEHMASLVSKLEEMGVSITPEEDGLRVKGPKALKPVDIKTMPHPGFPTDMQAQMMALLLCANGTSMITETVFENRFMHVEEFRRMNADMKIEGRSVIVTGPSNLQGAEVAATDLRAAAALTIAGLRAEGYTRVTELKHLDRGYLNFHNKLAALGADIERVTEQVEETPVIKDAKAL
- the spoIID gene encoding stage II sporulation protein D, encoding MNQWKWTIGVVVIFVLGAFIVPSLLVTGFSADEEVTNAYLTEAEEKETASLLSWIEDTPNVSVSVYRAAEETVEDIPLEEYVVGVVASEMPAEFEKEALKAQALAARTYIVRQLSVDDPSVPNDAAVTDTVQHQVYKDRKQLKIQWKENYQTNLTKVVEAVKETNGQILTYNGELITASFFSTSNGKTENAEAYWENPFPYLVSVDSPWDKESPKFEQRVVLPIEEFENKLGVRLKDPSKIGIITKRTPGERVAEVKIEDNIFTGREIREKLELASSDFDWVRKGNDVVITTKGYGHGVGMSQYGANGMAKSGKKVEEIIQYYYKGVEVTSAESFLKKAI
- a CDS encoding VanZ family protein; this translates as MRINLIKWGVTILPFLYMVFIWHLSSRPADAYVYIVDDGIDGFIKESLHLIEFAILYIVSVLALAAHGKLTAATSLLVACLSCFYGFIDEIHQSFVPYRSATLIDAVKDVIGVVVAWSYVSFTHFRKKPTMFSNTLLWMEKNVYVKEK